The following coding sequences are from one Neodiprion lecontei isolate iyNeoLeco1 chromosome 7, iyNeoLeco1.1, whole genome shotgun sequence window:
- the LOC107220841 gene encoding uridine 5'-monophosphate synthase has translation MENLLEELAVKLFESEAVKFGTFIMKTGLQTPVYFDLRAVISRPQLMKSISSLLWTLVEQGKPISQVCGVPYTALPIATLISVEENIPMLIRRKESKPYGTKKLIEGQFKLEENCMIIEDVVTSGSSILETAKDLINEGLTVEEAIVILDRQQGGRENLKAKGIEMKSLYTLTSLMQHLLNAGKVTSDTFEEVKTYVEQNQVELNSKE, from the exons atggaaaatcttTTGGAAGAATTAGCTGTAAAACTATTCGAATCCGAAGCTGTGAAGTTTGGCACCTTCATTATGAAAACCGGTCTACAAACACCCGTCTACTTTGACCTCAGAGCCGTTATTTCACGTCCACAATTGATG AAATCTATTTCGAGTTTGCTATGGACACTCGTAGAGCAAGGCAAACCTATTTCACAGGTATGCGGCGTGCCTTATACGGCCTTGCCAATTGCCACATTGATATCTGTAGAAGAAAATATACCAATGCTCATAAGGAGAAAAGAGAGTAAACCTTATGGAACAAAAAAGTTAATCGAGGGCCAATTCAAATTAGAAGAGAATTGTATGATAATCGAAGACGTTGTGACATCTGGAAGCAGTATACTGGAGACTGCAAAAGATCTAATCAACGAAGGATTGACGGTCGAAGAAGCTATTGTTATTTTAGACAGACAACAGGGTGGTCGTGAGAATCTGAAAGCAAAGGGCATCGAAATGAAGAGTTTATACACTCTCACGAGTTTAATGCAGCATCTATTAAATGCAGGCAAAGTGACTTCAGACACCTTTGAAGAGGTCAAGACTTACGTGGAACAAAATCAAGTCGAATTAAATAGCAAAGAATAA
- the LOC107220850 gene encoding xenotropic and polytropic retrovirus receptor 1 homolog, which produces MKFAEHLSAHITPEWRKQYISYEEMKAMLYTAVEEAPSVEIVEQETISRHFASFDEVFFTFCDRELKKINTFYSEKLAEATRKYAALQSELKIASETHHGGGKNRVRNTTKAHLPARKLRELKLAFSEFYLSLILLQNYQNLNHTGFRKILKKHDKLLSVDTGSKWRTEFVETAHFHTSKDIDRLIQETEATVTSGLEGGDRQRAMKRLRVPPLGEHQSPWTTFKVGLFSGSFVVLFVAVVLSAIFHDGGARLKVAFPLYRGPLLVIQFLFLMGINVYGWRSSGVNHVLIFELDPRNHLSEQHLMELAAVLGVVWTLSLLSFLYSSSLSVPPYANPLALVVIIVAFLLNPFKMFRHEARFWLLKIMFRCISAPLMVVNFADFWLGDQLNSLSTVFLDFHFLICFYITNGDWFEAGDTQQCLSGSYIVRPILNCLPAWFRFAQCIRRYRDSKEAFPHLVNAGKYATTFLVVITNTLRTFHAGEYTNHWDSPWLWLWVVSSLINSIYSYTWDIKMDWGLLDSNAGENRFLREEIVYSTGFYYFAIIEDFLLRFVWVATYIVTQYGYVQSELMTSIVATLEVFRRFIWNFFRLENEHLNNCGKFRAVRDISVAPIESSDQTQIIRMMDEENGVINRGKRKGGGKKQNTVKEDKRALLKEETIDIDVSNAS; this is translated from the exons ATGAAGTTCGCGGAGCATCTTTCCGCGCACATTACGCCTGAATGGCGTAAACAATACATTAGTTATGAG GAAATGAAAGCCATGTTGTATACGGCGGTAGAAGAGGCTCCGTCCGTTGAGATTGTCGAGCAGGAAACCATATCTCGCCATTTTGCCTCTTTCGACGAAGTCTTTTTCACCTTCTGCGAtcgtgaattgaagaaaatcaacACTTTTTACTCTG AGAAGCTGGCGGAGGCAACAAGAAAATATGCAGCATTGCAAAGCGAACTAAAAATTGCATCCGAAACGCATCACGGCGGAGGAAAGAACCGCGTTCGAAATACAACAAAAGCTCATCTGCCTGCTCGCAAGCTCAGGGAGCTAAAACTAgctttttcagaattttatctCTCTCTTATCCTTCTTCAAAACTACCAAAATCTAAACCATACCGGTTTTCGAAAGATACTCAAAAAACATGATAAG CTGTTGTCCGTCGATACCGGCTCCAAATGGCGTACCGAATTCGTGGAAACTGCACACTTTCACACGTCAAAGGACATCGACAGGCTTATTCAAGAGACAGAGGCGACGGTTACTTCTGGCCTCGAAGGTGGTGACAGACAAAGGGCTATGAAACGACTCCGCGTGCCTCCCCTTGGAGAACATCAGAGTCCTTGGACGACTTTCAAAGTTGGACTGTTCTCCGGGAGTTTCGTTGTTTTGTTCGTCGCAGTTGTGCTGTCAG cAATATTTCATGATGGCGGCGCACGCCTCAAGGTTGCATTTCCCTTGTATCGAGGACCCCTGCTTGTTATTCAATTCCTATTTCTGATGGGAATCAATGTCTATGGCTGGCGTTCGTCCGGTGTTAATCACGTATTGATATTTGAGCTCGATCCGAGGAATCATTTGTCAGAGCAACACCTGATGGAGTTAGCAGCTGTACTCGGCGTCGTTTGGACACTGAGTTTACTCAGTTTTTTATACAGCTCAAGCTTGAGCGTTCCGCCTTACGCAAATCCCCTCGCActcgtcgtcatcatcgtaGCCTTTCTGTTGAATCCTTTCAAAATGTTTCGACACGAGGCACGATTTTGGTTGCTTAAAATAATG TTTCGTTGCATCTCCGCTCCATTAATGGTCGTCAACTTTGCCGATTTCTGGCTGGGCGATCAATTGAACAGCCTGTCGACTGTGTTTttggattttcattttttgatatGCTTCTACATCACAAACGGTGATTGGTTCGAAGCCGGTGATACGCAGCAGTGTTTGTCTGGGTCTTACATCGTTAGACCAATACTCAACTGTCTTCCTGCTTGGTTCCGTTTTGCACAATGCATTCGCCGATATCGAGATTCAAAGGAAGCTTTCCCGCACTTGGTCAATGCCGGCAAATATGCTACAACATTTCTCGTCGTTATAACAAACACGCTGCGAACGTTTCATGCAG GCGAATATACAAATCACTGGGATAGTCCTTGGCTTTGGCTGTGGGTCGTGAGTAGCCTGATAAACTCCATTTATTCGTACACATGGGATATCAAGATGGATTGGGGACTCCTGGATAGTAATGCTGGTGAAAATCGATTCTTACGAGAGGAAATTGTATATTCTACA GGATTCTATTATTTTGCGATCATAGAAGACTTTTTATTGAGATTTGTATGGGTCGCAACCTACATAGTGACGCAGTACGGATATGTCCAGTCCGAGCTGATGACTTCTATCGTCGCTACTTTGGAAGTATTCAG AAGATTTATCTGGAACTTCTTCCGTCTTGAGAACGAGCACTTGAATAATTGTGGTAAGTTTCGTGCTGTCAGAGATATTTCTGTCGCGCCTATAGAAAGTTCCGATCAGACCCAAATCATAAGAATGATGGACGAAGAGAATGGAGTAATAAATCGGGGAAAGCGCAAGGGTGGAGGTAAAAAGCAGAACACTGTTAAGGAGGACAAGCGTGCATTATTGAAAGAGGAAACAATTGATATAGATGTATCTAACGCTAgttga
- the LOC107220851 gene encoding NEDD8-conjugating enzyme Ubc12, with product MIKLFSLKQAKKDGESPRTGTQKKASAAQLRITKDINELNLPKTCGTEFPDPDDLLTFKLIICPDEGFYKGGRFVFSFKVGPNYPHEPPKVKCETQVYHPNIDLEGNVCLNILREDWKPVLTINSIVYGLQYLFLEPNPEDPLNKDAAEVLQNNRRVFEQNVVKAMRGGYVGSFYFERCLK from the exons atgattaaattattttcactaaaACAAGCGAAAAAAGATGGCGAATCACCAAGgacaggaactcagaaaaagGCCTCAGCAGCGCAGTTAAGGATCACGAAAG atatAAACGAACTCAACCTGCCAAAAACATGCGGCACAGAATTTCCAGATCCAGATGACCTGTTGACTTTTAAACTAATAATCTGCCCTGACGAA GGTTTCTACAAAGGCGGAAGATTTGTGTTCAGTTTTAAGGTCGGTCCAAACTATCCACACGAACCACCTAAAGTAAAGTGCGAAACGCAGGTTTATCATCCCAACATTGACCTGGAAGGCAATGTCTGCCTGAATATTCTTAGAGAAGATTGGAAACCTGTATTGACAATAAACTCGATTGTCTACGGGCTTCAGTATCTCTTTCTG GAACCGAATCCTGAAGATCCTTTAAACAAAGATGCGGCAGAGGTGTTACAAAATAATCGAAGAGTATTCGAACAGAATGTGGTGAAAGCAATGCGAGGTGGATACGTAGggtcattttattttgaacggtGTCTCAAGTGA